The DNA sequence CCTCGGCCGAAAACGTTGCTTCGTTGGGAAGGGTTTCGCATTCCCAGAACCGGTTCAGGATCACTTCCAGTGGGGTGTTTGACGTAGCCACATGGCAAATTCGTGGAACCTCCTTAGCAGCTTGGGCAGTGTTACCCGCGACGACCCAACCGAAGGGAGTCTCGACCAGCCACGGACGTCCCTTGCCAAGCGACCGTTTCCTTCCGGAATGAATTTCCCAGAACGCATCTCCCCCGATGACTATGTCAATTCTGCCTGGGATGTAGAACGATGGATCCGCCAAAACTGCATCTACCGGCATCCTCCAGGAAGACACGTCAGTGGGAGTCGTTGGGATGTCCGCCGATGGGTTATTCAGGATCAGGAATTCCATTTGAGTCGCGAATGGTTGTATCTTCGACTGGACGGTTGCCACAATCGACCCGTTCACCAACTGCGACGCCATACCGATGCCAGAGATGGAAACGTTGACCTTAGACCGAGAGGCCATTAATTTCCGAGCGAACGCTTCCGAGATGAAGTTAGACATCGATCCGGAATCGAGAAGCGCTCTCGCCTCGTGCCTTGTTCCGTAGTCATCGACGAGATGTAGCACCGCCGTCTCAAGGAACACCGTTTCGTCTTCCGAGTTCACTCCCATCGATATCGTCGAAGAAATGTGTAGCAGAGAATGATGACGCTCCCCACACGTGCGACAGGACCGATCCGACTTGCAGTCCTTCGCTAGATGCGTATTGCTTAGGCAATTCCAGCAGCAGCGCTTCTTTGCCACGATATCGCGTCGTTGCTGCACATCCTTGCCGTTGAATATTGGACACATGCGTAGCGAGTGATTTTCAACGCACTCCAACAAACACCCTTCCTTGCTTCGCTAGATGCGTATTGCTTAGGCAATTCCAGCAGCAGCGCTTCTTTGCCACGATATCGCGTCGTTGCTGCACATCCTTGCCGTTGAATATTGGACACATGCGTAGCGAGTGATTTTCAACGCACTCCAACAAACACCGTGGTTGCCCCGAAGATTTGTGAATGGCTGCGGTGTTTGTAATAGCTCTCCGTGAGGTATTT is a window from the Anopheles ziemanni unplaced genomic scaffold, idAnoZiCoDA_A2_x.2 U_57, whole genome shotgun sequence genome containing:
- the LOC131292802 gene encoding uncharacterized protein LOC131292802, giving the protein MCPIFNGKDVQQRRDIVAKKRCCWNCLSNTHLAKDCKSDRSCRTCGERHHSLLHISSTISMGVNSEDETVFLETAVLHLVDDYGTRHEARALLDSGSMSNFISEAFARKLMASRSKVNVSISGIGMASQLVNGSIVATVQSKIQPFATQMEFLILNNPSADIPTTPTDVSSWRMPVDAVLADPSFYIPGRIDIVIGGDAFWEIHSGRKRSLGKGRPWLVETPFGWVVAGNTAQAAKEVPRICHVATSNTPLEVILNRFWECETLPNEATFSAEEDPCEKHYVSTTTRDAAGRYVVSLPFNSNANTILGASKEIADRRWAGMERRLNSNPQMKEAYIKFMKDYERLGHMKKLSEPVDDSVPHYYLPHHAVVKETSMTTKVRVVFDASCKTTSGFSLNDTLLIGPVVQQDLLSIVMRFRAHAIAITADVEKMYRQFLHHAQDKNFLRIRYRENSAEPISTYELQTVTYGTASAPFLATRTLKQIANDHGEQYPRAVSPVLYDFYVDDLLTGADDQTDAIEV